One genomic segment of Erythrolamprus reginae isolate rEryReg1 chromosome 2, rEryReg1.hap1, whole genome shotgun sequence includes these proteins:
- the LOC139158401 gene encoding LOW QUALITY PROTEIN: protein jagunal homolog 1-like (The sequence of the model RefSeq protein was modified relative to this genomic sequence to represent the inferred CDS: deleted 1 base in 1 codon): MRSSLRRSLSLTLVKMASRAGPRATGTDGSDFRHRERVAEHYQMSVSLKSEIKKLIYMQVGLWLLVAAQMCVAHFRLLPHDKVAMPYQWEYPYLLSIVPSLFGLFSFPRNNISYLVISMISTGLFSVAPLIYGSMEMFPMAQQLYRHGKAYRFIFGFSAVSVMYLLVVVAVQVHGWQLYYSKKLLDSWFTSTQEKKKK, from the exons ATGCGCTCTTCGCTTCGGCGGTCCCTCTCTCTGACCCTCGTG AAGATGGCTTCGCGCGCGGGACCTCGAGCCACGGGAACCGATGGCAGCGACTTCCGGCACCGGGAGCGCGTGGCCGAGCATTACCAAATGAG CGTATCGCTCAAGTCAGAGATTAAGAAGCTGATCTACATGCAGGTGGGCCTGTGGCTGTTGGTGGCAGCCCAGATGTGCGTGGCTCACTTCAGACTCTTACCCCACGACAAGGTGGCCATGCCTTACCAGTGGGAGTACCCGTACTTGCTCAGCATCGTCCCTTCCCTCTTTggcctcttctccttcccccgAAACAACATCAGCTACCTGGTGATTTCCATGATCAGCACCGGCCTCTTTTCAGTGGCGCCTCTCATCTACGGCAGCATGGAGATGTTCCCGATGGCCCAGCAGCTGTACCGCCACGGCAAGGCCTACCGTTTCATCTTCGGTTTCTCTGCGGTCTCCGTCATGTATttgttggtggtggtggcggtgCAAGTTCACGGCTGGCAACTTTATTACAGCAAGAAGCTCTTGGACTCCTGGTTTACCAGCactcaggagaagaagaagaagtaa